The sequence below is a genomic window from Lolium perenne isolate Kyuss_39 chromosome 4, Kyuss_2.0, whole genome shotgun sequence.
aagaattaagcatgctCACTATGTATCTAactaaatttaataaaagtttttgttggttccaaaatttggaaaatagggaaattcattttctttgttttgaaatttttggggtgttacactcgTCATCGGCGACCCAACGCGCGTCctgccgctcctcctcctccgtccgcaGGAACCTGGCCCGGGCGGTGAGGGAGAGCTTGGACCACGTGGTCTGCAGGGAGCGCGGCATGGCGATGGAGGTGGAGAGGGCGCAGGAGAAGGTAGAGGGGGGAGAGGACGGAGGAGCGGGTGTGAGGTCTGCGACGCCGgcgccgtcttttatagccggcggcctTGGCGGGAAACATGGGCGCGAGCGCGCGCCCATGGCCTTTTCGCGCGCACGGGAACCCTTGTGCGTGCGGGAAGTTTCCCGCGCGTTCTCCCGCCCACCATTGCTGTCCCGTtgaggcctgccatggcgcacCGCCGTCCAgggaagacgaaccacgtggcggCTTTTTGGATCGCCGCGTTGGGTGCAGTGTGCGACCCAAACgaacacgcggacgcgggccgctgtccgggtgtccgcgcggccacccaaacTGCCCAAAACGGATGGCCAACGCGTCCGTTTGGATCGCCACGTTGAAGATGCCCTTAGAGTAGCTTCAGGGACGGCGAAAGCGCTCGCCGGAAACTTTATTAGTTATGTTCGATTCAAAGGATTTCAAAagcacataaatatgaaaaacgtAGGAATAGTATGCCATGATTTGTGAAACTCTATAGGAATCAAAAATATACTAATTAGttgtagcgtttggttgcaccacAGGAAAAACGCTGAAAAATTCTATAAAAATTGAGTACATGCCATAGGTGTCATAGACATATAGGATTTTTTTTCAAGAGTTATAACCTCTTGCTAGAAATCCTATGTGATTCTAGTATAGGAAAGCAATTTATATTTTTTTATTGTAGTATTAGATCCTTTTGAATTAAATGACCTTGATAGGAAAACTTCAAAAAATTCTAAGAAATATTTAAATAAATTCTTTtaaaaatcctttgaatcaaaacaATCCCTAAACTGCATCCTGTTCTCTTCGGTGCGAGCACCCGTgcagttagggcatctccaacggggcgacgcattttggacGCTCAAATTGTTCGcgggcgtccgtttgcatcgCCAAGCGGACGCAAAATGACCGCGAGGCGCGAATTATCCGTTTAcgtctgcttgtgacggtaaagcacacgtccgtagggaaccccaagaggaaggtatgatgagtacatcagcgagttttccctcagtaagaaaccaaggttatcgaaccagtaggagatgaagatcacgtgaaggttgttggtgaaggagtatagtgcggcgcaacaccagggattccggtgccaacgtggaacctgcacaacgcaatcaaactactttgccccaacttaacagtgaggttgtcaatctcaccggcttgctgaaaacgaaggattaaacgtatggtgtggaaaatgatgtttgcttgcagaaaacaaaaaagaacaatgattgcagtaggttgtatttcagatgtaaaagaatggaccggggtccacagttcactagtggtctctccaataagataaataacatgttgggtaaacaaattacagttgggcaattgacaaatagagagggcataacaatgcacatacatatcatgatgactactatgagatttacttagggcattacgacaaagaacatagaccgccatccagcatgcatctatgcctaaaaagtccaccttcgggttagcatccgcaccccttccagtattaagttgcaagcaacagacaattgcattaagtactgtgcgtaatgtaaacaatacaaatatccttagacaaagcattgatgttttatccctagtggcaacagcacatccacaaccttaggggttgctgtcactcccccagattcaatggagacatgaatccactatctagcataaatactctctcttggagttacaagtatcaacttggccagagcttctactagcaacggagagcatgcaagatcataaacaacacatatatgatagatcaataatcaacttgacatagtattccatattcatcggatcccaacaaacacaacatatagcattacaataagatgatcttgatcatgataggcagctcacaagatctagacatgatggcacaataggagaagacaaccatctagctactgctatggacccgtagtccaaggatgaactactcacgcatcagtccggaggcgggcatggtgatgtatagccctccggtgatgattccctctccggcagggtgccggaggagatcttctgacccccccccccccccgagttagggttgacggcggcggcgtctctggaactgttttgGTATTTTGgcttcggtactagggttttcggggacgaaggaataaataggcgaaggggcagcgtcgggggagccaggggctccctccccacgtctcgGCGCGGCaatggggccccccgcgccgccatatggggagggccccctgctggccttcctcgactcctcttcggtcttctggaatactccgtggaaaatagggccgtgggcttttgtttcgtccaattccgagaatatttgtaaaacaacttttctgaaatcaaaaacagcagaaaacaggaactggcactgtggcatcttgttaataggttagtcccagaaaatgcataaaaacattataaagtgtgaataaaacatgtatgtattgtcataaaactggcatgaaacataaaaaattatagatacgttggagacgtatcaacgtcgGGGGCCAAGCCCAGCagtccgacgcattttggacacCCCACTGTTTTGTTTTGCTGcttcttcttttccttttgtTGAAGAACTCTCCAATTTCTAAGTTGTACTTAATGAATCTTTGAAAGAGCAAGTTCAACCGCGAAAACAAGTTATACTGATTATAAACTAATTagttcaaacatatttaacatacaaactAGAGAATAAATTTGAAAACAAAGAAATTATAAACTAAtttttggccttcttgttagaaggccctgcctcgtcgtcctcacggacgcgcctcttgcttgtcacctcctcctcggaagaggaaCCACCGGACGACGCGTCTGTGGAGCTTGATGAGGTCCAGTCGGACGACTGGTCAGTggcgtcttcgtcgtcgtcgtcggtgaacggacgacgaTGCTCCTCCTGCGCCCGCGCCCGCGCCTGCGCCCGCGCTCGGGCCCTTGCCTCCTTCCTTGCTGCCGCCTCCTCGTCCGCCGCCTCCAACCGCGCGAACTTGGCGTCGgagtcctccttctcctcctggtCGTCGCTGCCAATGGCGCCTCCGTCCTCCTCGACCTCCCTCGGCGGGGAGCCAGGGTCGCTGGGCGTTGCAGGCGTTTCCCACCAATGCCGCCATCCCGACGGCTTGCCCTCGCTCTTCAAGTCCTATGGCAAAGACAAGTTGCTCATGGCGCCTGGctagccggtgttggagaagaagaagaagattggCAGCCGGTTCGACGTGAATTACAGCAGGCGCAGGGGTTATATTCTGCGGGGATTAATGGTGGTGTGTATAACGAAGAGGCATGCGGTTGCTCTTCCGTGGCGGTTGGCGGGTTGATCGGCGTGGTTGCCACTCCGACGGTTGACATTGGCGCGATTGTTGTGCTTTAATTCGAGgagccagggtcgctgccagACGGGCTCATgggggaagcgagcggacgctaggtagcgtccgtggagacgcaaacaTGCCGCGTATTTGCGCCGCATTTGCGTTGTTGCGGACGACCCGAACACGATGTGTCGCCCGCCGGAGCAGGGGGTGCAGGCGCATTTCCAATCCGCGCGGACgcgcagcgtccgtttgcgtcgactCACCGTTGGAGATAGCCTTATACAAGATCATCGAGCTAGGGCATGGTCACAGTAAATGCACGGCATGAACAGTAGTACTATCCATTCAACACAGGGCCGTTGACAAAAGTGCACGTTGGCATCCTTGGTATTCGCCACGATCAAATCACGGTGTCGGCGCGGAGTCGCGGACGCACTGCCAAGCACGAGGGCTATCTTGGATCCCTCCACTCTTCCAAGCCAGCCTCGGGAAGACGCACCAAGTGTTAATCAGAAGTTGACACCGCCCTCCCGCCGCCCGTGGCTACTCCATGGCCGCTGGCCGGCCTTGTTCGAGGCGGTTTCGTCAAAACTGGAACATATTCAGCGTTCCTCCTGTACGGCGGGCTGTACCTCCCGGTCCTCCCCCACTTGCTTCCCAGCCAGTCTCCCAAGCTATAGCTCTGCATCGAGCTCAAGTTGGCCTCCACCCCAATAGATACAGAGCCAAAATTATTGTTATCACTCGCACTCTACCGCTATATAACAAGCACATCGACGTTCATCAAAGCAATGCATCCAATAGCTACTCTTTAATTAGGTCAGAAAGTTCTACTACCAACTAGTGCTCGCGCCAGAAGCTATGTCGCTACACCGCAGCTCGGCGGCTGCGCTCGCCGCGCTGCTCGCGATCTCGGTGCTGCTGTGCTCGCCCCCGTGCGCGACCGCCACCGATGATCACAAGCCCATCGTAGCGCGTGTCAGAAAGGACGCTGCCACCTCCCTCTACACCATCGTCATCAAGGTCGGCGGGGTGCCGCTGCTCCTCGATCTCGCTGGCCCACTGCTCTGGCTAGCCAACTGCCCCACCCCGCACCGCACCATCCCGTGCGGCACCGATGTCTGCGAGGGCGTCAATTACATGAACCACCCGACCAAAGGGAATTGTTGGAATCAACGTATGTCGAGGTAACTCTCTATCTTGGTCTCTTTTCTTTTTTTAATCTATGCTTAGGATTGTTATAACTCTCTATCTTCGTTCTCCGTTAGTAAATAATGTTATTAAATCTCAGTTGTAACTCATGGTGCGACTAACTCACCATATGCACGAATCACGATGCAATttaatggttaaaacttgactgAGCATAAACTTAGTTCTCGGTTAGTTGAGAACTAGCAAATCTCGCTACTCCGCCATTATACATATGTTGAGTCAGGGTTCACATGTGTTATCGCAGCCCATTCGACGCCTGCAGAGATGGCGGGGTCTGCACCACCTACCCGTACAACCCGGTCAACGGGCGGTGCACCCAGGATGATGCCACCACGATCACGCTCGCTGCCAACACCACGGACGGCGAGAACCCTCTGTCGGAGGTCTCCTTCCGCGCGGTAGGCTCCTGCGCGCCGGGGGACCTCCTGGCGTCGCTCCCGGCCGGCGCGGCAGGCGTCGCGGGGCTCTCCAGGCTGCCGTTGTCGCTGCCGACCCAGTTCGGCACCATTCTGAAGGTGGCCAAGCAGTTCGCACTCTGCCTCCCCGGTGGCGGAAGCGACGGCGTGGCCGTCTTCGGCGGCGGCCCGTTCCagctcctggccgcgccgccggtggaGCTCGCCGACGCCCTGCGCCAGAACCAGCTCCCGCTCCTCAAGAACCCCAGGTCGGACACTGGCGCGTACTACTTCCGCATCACCGGCATCGCCGTGAACCAACAGCAGGTGCCCACGCCGCCCGGCGCCTTCAAACTCGACGGTGGGAGCGGCACGGGCGGTGCCATCTTCAGCACCGTCACGCCCTACACCGCGCTGCGCCCGGACATCTACCGCCCGCTCCACGACGCGTTCGACGCGGCCACCAGCGGCATCGCGCGCGCTGCGCCGGTGGCGCCCTTCGACATGTGCTACCAGGCCTCCGCGCTCAACATGACCAGGCTGGGCTACGGCGTCGCGAACATCGACCTGATGCTTGACGGCGGCCAGACCTGGACGCTGCCCGGTGGCAGCTCGCTGGTGCAGGTCAACGACCAGACGGTGTGCTTCGCGTTCGTCCAGATGGCGCCGTCGATGCCGGCGGCGGCCGACTCACCGGCGGTCATCTTCGGCGGGTTCCAGATGGAGAACCACCTGCTCATCTTCGATCTGGAGAAGGAGACTTTCGCGTTCAGTGGGCTCCTCTTCGGAATCCGCACTACATGCAGCAACTTCAACTTCACCATGGGGAGTTCTTAGAACTTAGAACAGTGCTGCTACCGCGCGACGCAGGGTACAAGAACATGATATGCATGTTTGCATGATCTTGCCGCCACCCGCAAGTGTGCCACCATCACCTTGTCCTTTCGGTAGTATTCGATGTAGGAGTACCGTTTTAACGAGAATAAATTTTCAACTTCTGAATGAAATTGAGTTTTTCATGGATATATACATCACGGTAAGGTTACTCTATAAACTTGGGAGTGCCCAACTGTCACTGCATCTAGCTGAAAATGCAATTTGGCATAAGTCGGATTTTGCCCATGCTAGCTAGTAGTACTCATTTTCTTCATTTGTCATTCACGTTTCGCTTCCGTCATCATTCCGATCACGATCTTCTCTTCGCTTTTTCAGTTCGCCCCAGTAATGAAGACATGGCCTAAAAAAACCTGTTATGGATACATTAGGCCATCTCGGGCCTTACAAAACAAACAAACAACAAAACGGTGGGCCTCCTTATCTACCAACTAACACCACATTAGCCTTCTCTTTTCTTCctcctcacacaaagacacaccccATCTCGCAGCAACGGCCACCAAAAGCAGAAAGCATAGAAAGACGAGACGAGGAAGAACATCAGACCAAGAAAGAGGGGTAGATCCGCAGAAAAAAGAAGGGATCCACTATGGAGGGGAATGAGAAAACCTAGTGTGAGCCGAAGAATGCAGAATCCGATGGGCATTCTTAGCTCATCCACTCTCTACATAGTTTCTTCAACCTTGCACCACTGCTTTCCACTACATATATCCGCATCATTCTTGATCTATAATTGTAGCCTCTCCTAAATTTATTTATCTGCAAAAAGAATCGACGATGGTGCTATCGAAAAATACAAAAACCCTAATGATTAAGTAAAGGAAAACTTGTAACTAGGCATCTTAGCTGAGAATCTGTGCAACATAATGGTAGAGGGTAGGAGAAATTAGACTATATAAGGAACTAAAATCTGTAGTACAGAGAAACTTAGGAAGAATTATATTATAACtgaaaattataaaaaaaaaccaTAGTACAAAGAAACTATAGTATAGCTATAGGTGACTATGAAATTAGGTCTGCTTAACTCTGAGAATCACCAGTAAAAACTAGATGGTTTGACATACCtgtctgatgtgggcattacccttcaggtAACCTACATTAGGATACCTCCACTGGCCCAATCAGGGGCCCATGAAGTTTGCCGGATATTAGAAGAAAGCCTACGCGTCGACATCGAAGGAAAGGACTCATACGAAGGAAGATACTTGAAGGACAAGGAAACAAAACTACGAAACAATGAAACTTTAGACTATGACTTTTTGTATTCTAGTCGAATCCGGACagatctctcgggacctggcctagTATATAAATGCCAGGAGAGGATCTGCCGAATCACAACTTACACGCATAGAACCATCGCAATGCAACGCTTAGAGCTTAGAACTCTAGCCTCTATGTGAATCCATCATAgtccttcggctaccccattatAATCCGATATACTTTTGGATAATCAAGAtcggacaagcaggaagtaagggttttacctcaacgagggccccgaacctgggtaaatctctccccatttgtttgatcaccgatatctcgtgctagcctgcaggattccgtcaactctaagcccctcatggtgggcattgccggggagcaccCCCGACACTGTCATTTCCTCTATTGTGTCTGTATCCAAATCTTATCCTACCATGTACAACAACTCTTCCAATTAGTGTTGCTTAGCCTGACA
It includes:
- the LOC127293029 gene encoding chitinase CLP-like gives rise to the protein MSLHRSSAAALAALLAISVLLCSPPCATATDDHKPIVARVRKDAATSLYTIVIKVGGVPLLLDLAGPLLWLANCPTPHRTIPCGTDVCEGVNYMNHPTKGNCWNQRMSSPFDACRDGGVCTTYPYNPVNGRCTQDDATTITLAANTTDGENPLSEVSFRAVGSCAPGDLLASLPAGAAGVAGLSRLPLSLPTQFGTILKVAKQFALCLPGGGSDGVAVFGGGPFQLLAAPPVELADALRQNQLPLLKNPRSDTGAYYFRITGIAVNQQQVPTPPGAFKLDGGSGTGGAIFSTVTPYTALRPDIYRPLHDAFDAATSGIARAAPVAPFDMCYQASALNMTRLGYGVANIDLMLDGGQTWTLPGGSSLVQVNDQTVCFAFVQMAPSMPAAADSPAVIFGGFQMENHLLIFDLEKETFAFSGLLFGIRTTCSNFNFTMGSS